A genome region from Proteus vulgaris includes the following:
- the proV gene encoding glycine betaine/L-proline ABC transporter ATP-binding protein ProV gives MAIKLEVKNLYKVFGEHPKRAFELLESGMNKDQIFDKTGLTVGVQNANLAIEEGEIFVIMGLSGSGKSTLVRLLNRLISPTKGEVLIDGENIATMSDKELRQVRRKKISMVFQSFALMPHMNVLDNTAFGMDLAGLSKDERYKKAMDALEQVNLGSYANSWPDELSGGMRQRIGLARALANDPDILLMDEAFSALDPLIRTEMQDELLSLQGDKQRTIVFISHDLDEAMRIGDRIAIMQGGVVVQTGTPDEILNNPANDYVRTFFRGVDISHVFSAKDIAKRRPETLLHIAPGFGPRSALKVLEDEDRNFGYLIERGRKFIGIVSVTSLEEALKNKQPIESAILSEPCAINGDTPLNELISTVAQSPCAIPVIDEKNRYIGLISKGMLLQALDKETPNE, from the coding sequence ATGGCAATTAAACTTGAAGTAAAAAATCTCTACAAGGTTTTTGGCGAGCACCCTAAACGCGCTTTTGAATTATTAGAGTCTGGTATGAATAAAGATCAGATTTTTGATAAAACAGGGCTTACGGTAGGCGTTCAAAATGCAAATCTGGCAATTGAAGAAGGCGAAATATTTGTCATCATGGGATTATCTGGTTCAGGTAAATCCACGCTAGTCCGCCTTCTCAATCGTCTGATCTCTCCAACAAAAGGAGAGGTGCTTATTGATGGTGAAAATATTGCCACCATGTCGGATAAAGAATTACGACAAGTACGCCGTAAAAAAATCAGTATGGTGTTTCAGTCATTTGCATTGATGCCTCATATGAACGTACTTGATAACACCGCATTTGGAATGGATCTCGCTGGATTAAGTAAAGACGAGCGTTATAAAAAAGCGATGGATGCCTTAGAGCAAGTCAACTTGGGGAGTTACGCAAACTCTTGGCCAGATGAACTTTCTGGGGGGATGCGTCAACGTATTGGCCTTGCGCGCGCGCTTGCCAATGATCCCGATATTTTGTTAATGGATGAAGCCTTTTCAGCACTTGACCCATTAATTCGAACAGAAATGCAAGATGAGCTATTAAGCTTACAAGGTGATAAACAACGCACCATTGTGTTTATCTCTCATGACCTCGATGAGGCTATGCGTATTGGTGACCGAATAGCCATTATGCAAGGTGGTGTGGTTGTTCAAACAGGCACACCAGATGAAATACTTAACAATCCAGCAAATGATTATGTGCGTACGTTTTTCCGTGGTGTTGATATTAGCCACGTATTTAGTGCAAAAGATATTGCCAAACGTCGCCCTGAAACCTTACTGCATATTGCGCCCGGTTTTGGTCCTCGTTCTGCCTTGAAAGTACTCGAAGATGAAGATAGAAATTTTGGCTACCTCATTGAACGAGGAAGAAAATTTATTGGTATCGTTTCCGTTACCTCTCTTGAAGAAGCGCTCAAAAATAAACAACCTATTGAATCAGCAATTTTATCTGAGCCTTGTGCCATTAATGGTGATACCCCATTAAACGAGCTGATTTCAACTGTTGCACAATCTCCCTGTGCCATTCCTGTTATTGATGAAAAAAACCGTTATATCGGCTTAATTTCTAAAGGAATGTTACTACAAGCACTGGATAAGGAGACGCCAAATGAGTAA
- a CDS encoding TonB-dependent hemoglobin/transferrin/lactoferrin family receptor yields the protein MIHFLAKNDAYRQGMRMFSSSAMTLLLTSLTSLSSYAAENAKTEITTSTELENSVQPTSREKIIIEPIYVSGELNSSVDAGSTVLTLKDIDRIQPNNIAELVDKLPGISSSGSPRPGGQTLNIWGMGNPEDIKITLDGTPKTFEKYRQGSIFIDPELIRRIDVDKGPHNITQGNGGFGGSVRIETKDPDDLLLPDQNIGMFLKYGHHTNDRQNRYSGAIYGKLLNGQADGLFYFNRRESDDLRRPDGTKFGYSQSDQDSFLIKTNIYLTEAQIITLSASRSEIDGWTPWAAKRDELAKPSQAEVDKYGFDAAMKRKLVYRDQKDDTFSVKWNIQPVDSDLINLTLTYGYSKTKQNDSRPETASSYFSGSMGNQSWVNYRNHQIEIKNESTIMQGALEHKVLMGTRWHRNDRDVLMFTRDKAKNPNYNYGYYAPPYMPEGTQTTTSFYFQDSMSYRNLTITPGIRYDIVKNQGKGSRAITYQDPDPYYGHDYSDVTYRGATPHLGLLWKMNQNFRFFGDLTYTWRAPLIDEQYEVQGSISSLTGTSRHLEKETVRAARIGAIVDFENVIQQEDQLQLRTTLFDTRGKDEIFRRRGVYCESQKVDGHNGNCPPSIGNYRNLPGYHIQGLEIEAFYNSSNVFGRLAYSTMKGKRDQSPRDPWFGQKTWIAEIQPDALHATLGVKVPSIHVNMGWTGDFIGAQRRSPMDADPDAGYWSLPKSKGYAIHGLFANWEPSFIDNTEVRFTVSNLFNRDYYPYLGESVSGVGRDYRFTVVKRF from the coding sequence ATGATCCATTTCTTAGCAAAAAATGATGCTTATCGTCAGGGAATGAGGATGTTTTCATCATCAGCGATGACATTATTATTGACTTCACTCACTTCATTAAGTAGCTATGCAGCTGAAAATGCAAAGACAGAAATCACGACATCCACAGAATTGGAGAATTCTGTACAACCGACATCACGCGAAAAGATTATTATTGAACCTATCTATGTATCAGGTGAGCTCAATTCAAGTGTTGATGCAGGAAGTACGGTCTTGACATTAAAAGATATCGACAGAATTCAACCTAATAATATTGCAGAGCTAGTGGATAAATTACCCGGAATTTCCTCATCAGGTTCACCAAGACCTGGCGGTCAAACATTAAATATCTGGGGAATGGGTAATCCTGAAGATATTAAAATCACCCTTGATGGCACGCCGAAAACTTTTGAAAAATATCGCCAAGGTTCAATTTTTATTGATCCTGAATTAATACGCCGTATTGATGTTGATAAAGGACCTCATAATATTACTCAAGGAAATGGTGGATTTGGTGGTTCGGTGAGAATTGAAACCAAAGATCCTGATGACTTATTGTTACCCGATCAGAATATTGGGATGTTTTTAAAATATGGTCACCATACCAACGATAGACAGAATCGTTATAGTGGTGCGATATATGGTAAATTACTTAATGGACAAGCCGATGGATTATTCTATTTTAACCGCCGTGAAAGTGATGATCTTCGGCGTCCTGATGGAACTAAATTTGGCTATTCACAGTCAGACCAAGATTCTTTTTTAATTAAAACGAATATCTATTTAACTGAAGCACAAATAATCACGTTATCAGCATCACGCTCAGAAATTGATGGTTGGACGCCTTGGGCGGCGAAACGTGATGAATTAGCTAAACCTAGTCAAGCTGAAGTGGATAAATATGGTTTTGATGCGGCGATGAAACGAAAATTAGTCTATCGTGATCAAAAAGATGACACTTTTAGTGTGAAATGGAATATTCAGCCCGTTGATTCTGATTTAATTAATTTAACGCTTACCTACGGTTATTCAAAAACGAAACAAAACGATAGTCGCCCAGAGACGGCAAGTTCCTATTTTAGTGGCAGTATGGGAAATCAAAGTTGGGTAAATTATCGAAATCATCAAATTGAAATTAAAAATGAAAGCACGATTATGCAAGGCGCTTTAGAACATAAGGTATTAATGGGAACACGCTGGCATCGTAATGATCGCGATGTCTTAATGTTTACTCGCGATAAAGCTAAAAATCCAAATTATAACTATGGATATTATGCGCCGCCTTATATGCCAGAAGGTACGCAAACAACCACCAGTTTCTATTTTCAAGATTCAATGAGTTATAGAAACCTGACGATAACACCGGGTATTCGCTATGATATTGTTAAAAACCAAGGTAAGGGAAGTCGAGCGATTACCTACCAAGATCCTGATCCCTATTATGGTCATGATTATTCGGATGTGACTTATCGTGGGGCAACACCTCATCTAGGTTTATTATGGAAAATGAACCAAAACTTCCGATTCTTTGGTGATCTAACTTACACATGGCGAGCGCCATTGATTGATGAACAGTATGAAGTCCAAGGAAGTATTTCTAGTTTAACGGGCACTAGTCGTCATCTAGAGAAAGAAACGGTAAGAGCGGCACGAATTGGTGCCATTGTCGATTTTGAAAATGTTATTCAACAAGAAGACCAACTGCAGTTAAGAACAACCCTGTTTGATACTCGAGGTAAAGACGAAATCTTCCGTCGACGTGGTGTTTATTGTGAAAGCCAAAAGGTGGATGGACATAATGGAAATTGCCCGCCTTCAATAGGTAATTACCGTAATTTACCAGGCTACCATATTCAAGGATTGGAAATTGAAGCTTTTTATAATAGCTCTAATGTATTCGGTCGGTTAGCGTATTCAACAATGAAAGGAAAACGTGATCAATCACCGCGTGATCCGTGGTTTGGTCAAAAAACATGGATTGCGGAGATCCAGCCTGATGCGCTACATGCCACTCTTGGCGTAAAAGTACCAAGTATTCATGTCAATATGGGGTGGACGGGAGATTTTATTGGTGCTCAACGCCGTTCACCAATGGATGCTGATCCTGATGCGGGCTACTGGTCATTACCAAAAAGTAAAGGTTATGCAATCCACGGCTTATTTGCAAATTGGGAACCTTCTTTTATCGATAATACTGAAGTTCGTTTTACGGTTTCGAATTTATTTAACCGTGATTATTACCCTTATTTAGGTGAATCTGTTTCAGGTGTCGGACGTGATTATCGATTTACTGTGGTAAAACGTTTCTAA
- the proW gene encoding glycine betaine/L-proline ABC transporter permease ProW — MSNTTDQNTVLDTNIQETTTSETTQETTNNVNDDPWATTDASTTESDPWSSTDSSSTDADPWGTSSGTENIDTSSAGSDWLDAAPTDVAPDSFNLMDPFHNTLIPLDSWVTDAIDWIVLHFRPVFQGIRVPVDLVLSGFENFLTSMPAPIAIILFSLIAWQLSGKAMGVASFISLILIGAIGAWSEAMVTLALVLTSLLFCLIIGLPLGIWLANSDRASNIVRPLLDAMQTTPAFVYLVPIVMLFGIGNVPGVVVTIIFALPPIVRLTILGIKQVPEDLIEAAQSFGANPRQMLFKVQLPLAMPTIMAGVNQTLMLALSMVVIASMIAVGGLGQMVLRGIGRLDMGLAAVGGAGIVILAIILDRLTQSLGQNSRHKGNRCWYMTGPIGLIYRLFGKKIS; from the coding sequence ATGAGTAATACAACAGATCAAAATACCGTTTTGGATACAAATATCCAAGAAACCACAACAAGTGAGACAACACAAGAAACAACCAATAACGTAAATGACGATCCTTGGGCAACAACAGATGCTAGCACAACAGAAAGTGATCCTTGGAGTAGCACTGACAGTTCATCAACAGACGCTGATCCATGGGGTACTAGCAGTGGTACTGAAAATATCGATACCTCATCTGCTGGCAGCGATTGGTTAGATGCTGCACCAACAGATGTCGCTCCCGACTCTTTCAATCTAATGGATCCGTTTCACAACACACTGATCCCTTTAGATTCTTGGGTTACTGATGCAATTGACTGGATTGTGCTGCACTTTCGTCCTGTTTTCCAAGGTATTCGTGTGCCCGTTGATTTGGTCTTAAGTGGTTTTGAAAATTTCTTAACCTCAATGCCAGCACCTATTGCCATTATTCTATTTTCTCTAATTGCATGGCAACTTTCAGGTAAAGCGATGGGTGTCGCTTCTTTTATCTCATTAATATTAATTGGTGCGATTGGTGCTTGGTCTGAAGCCATGGTGACTCTTGCATTGGTACTCACTTCATTACTGTTTTGTCTTATTATCGGGCTTCCCTTAGGAATATGGCTAGCTAACAGCGATAGAGCATCCAACATTGTTCGACCTTTACTGGATGCGATGCAAACAACGCCTGCATTTGTCTACTTAGTGCCGATTGTCATGTTATTTGGTATTGGTAACGTTCCCGGTGTTGTGGTCACCATTATTTTTGCCTTACCCCCCATTGTGAGGTTGACTATTTTAGGGATCAAACAAGTTCCTGAAGATTTAATTGAAGCCGCACAATCATTTGGTGCAAACCCGCGACAAATGCTGTTTAAAGTACAATTGCCACTTGCTATGCCAACTATCATGGCGGGTGTTAATCAAACCTTGATGCTAGCGCTTTCAATGGTTGTTATCGCGTCGATGATCGCCGTTGGTGGATTAGGTCAGATGGTATTACGGGGTATTGGTCGCCTTGACATGGGACTTGCTGCCGTAGGTGGTGCGGGTATTGTTATCCTCGCCATTATCCTTGACCGATTAACTCAATCGTTAGGTCAAAACAGTCGCCATAAAGGTAACCGATGCTGGTATATGACAGGTCCGATTGGCTTAATTTATCGACTCTTTGGCAAAAAAATATCGTAA
- a CDS encoding CDP-alcohol phosphatidyltransferase family protein, giving the protein MTIYDLKPKFQSLLRPYVERLFTKGITANQITLSALLLSLAVGGLLLLSPSPRLFLLLPFVLFFRMALNAIDGMLAREHNQKSALGAILNEASDVISDIALYLPFAFIFPQAYWWIMLALFLMIMTEFLGVLAQTIHASRRYDGPMGKSDRAFTFGAIAFFIGLFPSLTLSENTHYLFIIINLLLLLTCYHRIHRALKEATMTDKDKDTSL; this is encoded by the coding sequence ATGACAATTTATGACCTAAAACCCAAATTTCAATCTCTATTGCGCCCTTATGTTGAACGGTTATTCACAAAAGGGATCACAGCAAATCAGATCACACTTTCTGCCTTACTGTTATCCCTTGCCGTTGGTGGGTTGCTTTTGCTGTCCCCTTCTCCTCGTTTATTTTTATTACTCCCTTTTGTCCTTTTTTTTCGTATGGCGCTTAATGCCATAGATGGCATGCTTGCACGAGAACATAATCAAAAAAGTGCACTTGGGGCGATATTAAACGAAGCCAGTGATGTTATTTCAGACATTGCCCTCTATCTCCCTTTTGCTTTTATTTTTCCACAGGCCTACTGGTGGATTATGCTGGCACTTTTTTTAATGATAATGACCGAGTTTTTAGGCGTTCTTGCCCAAACTATTCATGCTTCTCGTCGTTATGATGGACCGATGGGAAAAAGTGATAGAGCTTTTACTTTCGGTGCTATCGCGTTTTTTATCGGATTATTCCCCTCGCTGACATTATCAGAAAACACGCATTATCTTTTTATTATTATTAATTTACTACTTTTGTTGACTTGTTATCACCGAATTCATCGCGCATTAAAAGAAGCCACGATGACAGATAAAGATAAGGATACATCGTTATGA
- a CDS encoding bifunctional alpha/beta hydrolase/class I SAM-dependent methyltransferase, giving the protein MNQQPQYHTQRNMIESEFTTSDKTPLYYRHWPAQITTEPKAIILFHRGHEHSGRVSHLVDELDLPDFSMFAWDARGHGKNEGARGYSPSMGTSIKDIDEFVHYISSNYHIPMGNILVVGQSVGAVLVTGWVHDYAPKIRGMVLASPAFKVKLYVPFARTGLALMQKVRGLFYVNSYVKAKYLTHDQSRINSFNQDSLITRPIAVNILLELYKTADRVVEDASAITLPTQLFISGNDHVVHAKPQHLFYERLNTPIKEKHVLPGFYHDTLGEKDRVIPINKMRSFIETLFAQPLYQHDYQHEDTWSHSADVYRALQTPLPKYCPKRLYYKVLSHSMSTLGKASEGVALGYDKGFDSGSTLDYVYRNQPQGKGLFGRVIDRQYLNSIGWQGIRQRKINIENTIRYAIRQLIHNNMPVHIMDIAAGQGRYLFDAVNDYGKVDSILMRDYSAINVDQGRIAIKERHLEDKVRFEEGNAFDAESLSAVSPPPTLGIVSGLYELFPENHLLKESLKGLSQAIPSGGLLIYTCQPWHPQLEMIARVLPSHQNGQPWIMRCRSQGEMDALVNEAGFEKLDQQIDHWGIFSVSIARRR; this is encoded by the coding sequence ATGAATCAACAACCGCAATATCACACTCAAAGGAATATGATTGAGTCTGAATTTACCACCAGCGATAAGACACCACTGTATTATCGCCATTGGCCTGCTCAAATTACCACTGAGCCCAAAGCAATTATTTTATTTCACCGAGGCCATGAACACTCAGGACGTGTTTCTCATCTAGTTGATGAGTTAGACCTTCCTGATTTTTCAATGTTTGCTTGGGATGCTCGTGGACATGGTAAAAATGAAGGCGCTCGCGGTTATAGCCCATCAATGGGAACATCAATAAAAGATATAGACGAATTCGTTCATTACATTTCATCTAACTATCATATTCCAATGGGGAATATTCTAGTCGTTGGTCAAAGTGTCGGTGCTGTTTTAGTTACTGGTTGGGTACACGATTACGCCCCAAAAATTCGGGGAATGGTGCTCGCTTCCCCTGCATTTAAAGTAAAATTATATGTTCCTTTTGCACGTACTGGTCTTGCCTTAATGCAAAAAGTTCGCGGCCTTTTTTACGTCAATTCGTATGTGAAAGCCAAATATTTAACCCATGACCAAAGCCGTATCAACTCTTTTAATCAAGACTCACTGATCACTCGCCCTATTGCCGTCAATATTTTATTAGAACTTTATAAAACGGCAGATCGTGTTGTTGAAGATGCAAGTGCGATTACCTTACCAACACAGTTATTTATTTCAGGCAATGATCATGTAGTTCACGCCAAGCCCCAACATCTTTTCTATGAACGTTTAAATACCCCTATCAAAGAAAAGCATGTCTTACCCGGTTTTTACCACGATACTTTAGGTGAGAAAGACAGAGTTATTCCTATCAATAAAATGCGTAGTTTTATTGAAACCTTATTTGCACAACCACTTTATCAGCATGATTATCAACATGAAGATACGTGGAGCCATAGTGCTGATGTTTACCGCGCATTACAGACTCCCCTTCCTAAATATTGTCCCAAAAGACTTTATTATAAAGTACTTAGCCATTCTATGAGCACATTAGGTAAAGCGTCTGAAGGTGTTGCTCTGGGATACGATAAAGGTTTTGATTCTGGATCAACACTAGATTATGTCTACCGAAATCAACCCCAAGGGAAAGGATTGTTTGGTCGTGTTATTGATAGGCAGTATTTAAATAGCATTGGTTGGCAAGGTATTCGCCAACGTAAAATCAATATTGAAAATACGATCCGCTACGCAATTCGCCAATTAATACACAATAATATGCCTGTGCATATTATGGATATCGCAGCAGGACAAGGACGCTATCTTTTTGATGCGGTTAATGATTATGGTAAGGTCGATTCTATTTTAATGCGCGATTATAGTGCCATTAATGTCGATCAAGGCAGGATAGCGATTAAAGAGCGTCACTTAGAAGATAAAGTGCGCTTTGAAGAAGGTAACGCGTTTGATGCCGAAAGCTTGAGTGCTGTTTCGCCACCACCAACGTTAGGTATTGTCAGTGGACTCTATGAATTATTCCCTGAAAATCATCTGCTAAAAGAGTCTTTAAAAGGGCTATCGCAAGCCATCCCTAGTGGTGGTTTATTGATTTATACCTGTCAACCTTGGCACCCTCAACTGGAAATGATTGCGCGTGTATTGCCAAGTCATCAAAATGGGCAGCCTTGGATCATGCGTTGCCGTAGTCAAGGTGAAATGGATGCTTTAGTCAATGAAGCAGGATTTGAAAAGTTAGATCAACAAATTGATCATTGGGGTATTTTTAGTGTATCGATAGCAAGACGTCGCTAA
- the proX gene encoding glycine betaine/L-proline ABC transporter substrate-binding protein ProX — MRNPVIWATVLSATLISTQLSAADLPGKGVSVQPVQSTISEETFQTLIVNKALEQLGYTVQPIKEVDYNVAYSSIANGDATFMAVSWVPLHNSQYAAAGGDNTFYRKGDYVVNAAQGYLIDKKTAEKYNITNIEQLKDPKIAKLFDANGDGKADLTGCNPGWGCEEAINNHLKAYGLEKSVTHNQGNYAAMMADTITRYKEGKPIFYYTWTPYWISDVLKPGKDVVWLQVPFSSLPGDDKTDTTLANGKNYGFPPSTMHIAANKKWAEENPAAAKLFEVMKVSVADINAQNLRMHNGQKSQADIERHANAWIKAHQKTFDGWIEQAQAAAK; from the coding sequence ATGCGTAATCCAGTTATCTGGGCAACCGTATTGTCCGCCACACTGATAAGCACTCAGTTATCCGCTGCTGATTTACCTGGAAAAGGGGTTTCGGTTCAACCTGTGCAAAGTACGATTTCTGAAGAAACCTTTCAAACTTTGATCGTTAATAAAGCACTAGAACAATTAGGTTACACTGTTCAGCCAATCAAAGAAGTTGACTATAATGTCGCTTATTCTTCTATCGCCAATGGTGATGCCACCTTTATGGCGGTCAGTTGGGTGCCTCTTCATAATTCACAATATGCCGCTGCGGGAGGTGATAATACCTTTTATCGTAAAGGGGACTATGTCGTTAATGCCGCTCAAGGTTATTTAATAGACAAGAAAACAGCCGAAAAATATAACATTACAAATATTGAGCAATTAAAAGATCCTAAAATTGCTAAATTATTTGATGCCAATGGTGATGGCAAAGCCGATTTAACAGGGTGTAATCCAGGATGGGGTTGTGAAGAAGCTATCAACAATCACTTAAAAGCCTATGGATTAGAAAAATCGGTCACACATAACCAAGGTAATTACGCGGCAATGATGGCTGATACCATTACACGTTACAAAGAAGGTAAACCCATTTTTTATTACACATGGACACCTTACTGGATCAGTGATGTATTAAAACCGGGTAAAGATGTTGTTTGGTTACAAGTGCCTTTCTCTTCATTACCGGGTGATGATAAAACCGATACCACATTAGCAAATGGTAAAAACTATGGCTTCCCGCCCAGTACCATGCATATTGCAGCAAATAAAAAATGGGCTGAAGAAAATCCCGCTGCGGCTAAACTCTTTGAAGTCATGAAAGTGTCTGTTGCTGATATTAATGCGCAAAACTTACGTATGCATAATGGTCAAAAGTCACAGGCAGATATAGAACGTCATGCTAATGCTTGGATCAAAGCACATCAAAAAACCTTTGATGGTTGGATTGAACAAGCCCAAGCAGCTGCAAAGTAA
- a CDS encoding phosphatase PAP2/dual specificity phosphatase family protein — MGGTQHTQITSSRKSIWLAGIAWLSFLAPFFYLTYMQVNTYTSTLSDVPSFVYSWEKAIPFLPWTIIPYWSVNIAYGISLIICTTLREQFIHGLRLIVASLIACAGFLLFPLKFSFIRPTTEGVSGWLFTQLEGFDLPYNQAPSLHIILLWILWLRFRAHTPKSWQWFLNFWSLLIAISVLTTWQHHFIDIITGFGVGVFICYLLPINAHWKWHFTGSKRSLRIGKNYALSAMVFYLLSFGLQGFFWIFLWPAITLTFVTLGYLGAGASIFQKNEQGEIPLSAQIILLPYRFFAWCTYRYYLTRCQTPSFVTENMLLGGRPLYKLKANAVFDLTCEWPRNKFSRNQLYLAQPQIDLLPLSPDDISKAMLSMERLSQVGTVYIHCKLGYSRSATIAVAWLIYNGNVDTLEDAIKQVYQARPQVILNTETQEALQIWYSRFQQNK; from the coding sequence ATGGGTGGAACCCAACACACTCAAATAACATCATCGAGAAAAAGTATCTGGCTTGCTGGTATTGCATGGTTGTCTTTTCTTGCCCCATTTTTCTATTTAACTTATATGCAAGTTAATACTTATACTTCCACTTTATCTGATGTTCCTTCTTTTGTTTATTCGTGGGAAAAAGCGATCCCCTTTTTACCTTGGACAATTATTCCTTATTGGAGTGTGAATATTGCCTATGGTATTTCACTGATTATTTGTACAACGCTAAGAGAACAATTTATACATGGGCTACGTTTAATTGTAGCCTCGCTTATTGCTTGTGCGGGTTTTTTATTATTCCCTTTAAAATTTAGTTTTATTCGTCCAACAACTGAAGGCGTCTCTGGTTGGTTATTTACCCAATTAGAAGGTTTTGATTTACCTTATAACCAAGCCCCTTCTTTACACATTATCTTATTGTGGATACTTTGGTTACGTTTTCGCGCACATACGCCTAAATCATGGCAATGGTTTTTAAATTTCTGGTCATTGCTTATTGCAATTTCTGTACTGACAACGTGGCAACACCACTTTATTGATATCATTACAGGCTTTGGTGTTGGCGTGTTTATTTGTTATTTATTACCAATAAACGCCCATTGGAAATGGCATTTTACCGGCAGCAAACGTAGTTTACGTATTGGTAAAAATTATGCGTTATCAGCGATGGTGTTTTATCTGTTATCTTTTGGCTTACAAGGTTTCTTTTGGATCTTTCTTTGGCCTGCAATCACATTAACTTTTGTGACTTTGGGTTATTTAGGGGCTGGCGCTTCTATCTTTCAAAAAAATGAACAGGGTGAAATCCCTCTTTCCGCACAGATAATCCTATTACCTTATCGTTTTTTTGCTTGGTGTACTTATCGCTATTATCTAACTCGTTGCCAAACACCCAGTTTCGTGACTGAAAACATGTTATTAGGTGGGCGCCCCCTCTATAAATTAAAAGCGAACGCAGTCTTTGATTTAACTTGTGAATGGCCAAGAAACAAATTTAGCCGAAATCAGCTTTATTTAGCCCAACCTCAAATCGATTTATTACCATTATCTCCTGATGATATCAGCAAAGCCATGTTGTCTATGGAACGACTCAGCCAAGTAGGTACGGTGTATATTCATTGCAAATTAGGCTATTCGCGCAGTGCCACTATTGCGGTTGCATGGCTAATTTACAATGGTAATGTAGATACTTTAGAAGATGCAATAAAACAGGTGTATCAAGCCCGTCCTCAAGTGATTTTAAATACAGAAACACAAGAGGCATTACAAATTTGGTATTCACGTTTCCAACAAAATAAATAA
- a CDS encoding ribonuclease G, translated as MSYTNKPVPEEIKRWNWGAFMFNIIWGFGNKSYLPLLALVPLLNLIWIFVCGIKGNEWAWKNGDYDSVETFMKVQETWNRAGFVYFIISIIMAVIFFIFFFTTMMAMIATSASQGY; from the coding sequence GTGTCTTATACTAACAAACCTGTGCCTGAAGAAATTAAACGTTGGAACTGGGGGGCTTTCATGTTTAATATTATTTGGGGCTTTGGTAATAAATCCTATCTTCCATTATTAGCGCTGGTTCCTTTACTTAATCTTATTTGGATTTTTGTCTGTGGTATTAAAGGGAATGAATGGGCATGGAAAAATGGTGATTATGATTCTGTTGAAACCTTTATGAAAGTGCAGGAAACATGGAATAGAGCAGGCTTTGTTTACTTTATTATCAGTATCATTATGGCCGTTATTTTCTTTATTTTCTTCTTCACGACTATGATGGCAATGATTGCAACGTCTGCATCACAAGGTTATTAA